In Sulfuracidifex metallicus DSM 6482 = JCM 9184, a single window of DNA contains:
- a CDS encoding MFS transporter → MDYRKDVDFSGWNASHWSLFVSIMVGFFMWGVIASIAPLFYPSVNAVWFLVVPILAQLAGDLGISALSDFKLGRRGTFFLTMGLYGTGSMIIFASSTTASMSIISSSSPLFLILIVLGIVAADMGIEGEVPTALSYASETMPIKLREKMLVILPNFNNVGAMVAALVSYLTYSLSNSYILQLRVLGLLSLVLVGIALFLRRRTPESVRWLIKAGRNNEAKKEIERDFKPTSIVQEKHVNKRVSLAFRFAFLVVISVSQYLTYGLMASTIADYYFKGVTVDLIYLVANVGASLAGFIAAMISSRLGSRTFALFSFVGGTLTMLPILALVTSVIPFTLIAFYILLMANMFFSEFGWAVRTILEPTLMPIKARAFLIGSVRIAPMLSYAASLELTSTFTEVQFVLFNLILWSLGAFASVMWFFKGYDTNLVPIEETSQEVERQGQA, encoded by the coding sequence ATGGATTATAGGAAGGACGTTGACTTCTCTGGATGGAACGCTTCTCATTGGTCTCTTTTCGTCTCAATCATGGTAGGTTTCTTCATGTGGGGGGTAATTGCCAGTATAGCTCCCCTCTTTTACCCTTCTGTGAACGCTGTTTGGTTCCTTGTTGTTCCGATTCTAGCTCAGCTTGCAGGAGACTTAGGAATATCTGCACTTTCTGACTTCAAGTTAGGTAGAAGAGGGACCTTCTTCCTCACAATGGGATTATACGGCACAGGATCCATGATAATTTTTGCGTCTTCCACCACTGCGTCCATGTCCATCATTTCGTCTTCATCTCCCCTTTTTCTGATCCTGATCGTATTGGGGATAGTTGCTGCAGATATGGGAATAGAAGGCGAGGTTCCTACTGCCCTTTCCTACGCGTCGGAAACCATGCCCATAAAGTTGAGGGAAAAGATGTTGGTCATATTGCCCAACTTCAATAACGTAGGTGCAATGGTAGCTGCACTAGTCTCCTATTTAACGTATTCTTTATCGAATTCCTACATACTTCAATTAAGAGTCTTAGGTCTACTTTCCTTGGTATTGGTTGGCATCGCACTTTTCCTTAGGAGAAGAACTCCCGAGAGTGTAAGGTGGTTAATCAAGGCTGGGAGAAACAACGAGGCCAAGAAGGAAATTGAGAGAGACTTTAAACCCACGTCTATCGTACAAGAGAAACACGTGAACAAGAGAGTTTCTTTAGCCTTCAGGTTCGCGTTTCTTGTCGTGATTAGTGTATCCCAGTACCTAACCTATGGTCTAATGGCAAGCACGATAGCTGATTATTACTTCAAGGGAGTTACCGTTGATTTAATATACTTGGTGGCAAACGTCGGTGCTTCCTTAGCAGGTTTCATAGCCGCGATGATATCAAGTAGACTGGGGTCTAGAACCTTCGCTCTGTTCTCCTTCGTTGGGGGTACATTAACAATGCTGCCTATCTTGGCACTAGTAACCTCAGTGATTCCATTTACTTTGATTGCATTTTATATTCTCCTTATGGCTAACATGTTCTTCAGCGAGTTTGGATGGGCTGTTAGGACTATTTTAGAGCCTACATTAATGCCAATTAAGGCTAGGGCTTTCTTGATAGGTAGTGTGAGAATTGCTCCCATGTTATCTTATGCTGCATCACTTGAGCTAACCAGTACTTTCACCGAGGTCCAATTCGTGCTTTTCAACTTAATCCTCTGGAGTTTAGGTGCTTTCGCATCAGTGATGTGGTTCTTTAAGGGATATGACACCAACTTGGTACCAATAGAGGAGACATCACAGGAAGTGGAAAGACAAGGACAAGCGTGA
- a CDS encoding class I SAM-dependent methyltransferase, with amino-acid sequence MKVDFGVYHHSTPEESNAFRERLERVLMPLLKSAFNREARINALDVGCGLGFLSWLIARTFPQGKVTCMDTFKGDSLSDVSVERAILNFRALKVEDRVTVIQHDLREPIDGSYDLIASNLFFHNLGKERFKVYENVIFALKQGGYFVISDMFSEEEDMKILEKQLDLIVTRTLFDDDWRFRVMILKKEKQY; translated from the coding sequence ATGAAGGTAGATTTCGGCGTTTATCATCATTCAACTCCTGAGGAGTCTAACGCGTTTAGAGAGAGACTGGAAAGGGTTTTGATGCCACTCCTTAAATCTGCCTTTAATAGAGAAGCGAGAATTAACGCGTTGGACGTAGGATGTGGGCTTGGTTTCCTATCTTGGCTTATAGCGAGAACTTTTCCTCAAGGTAAGGTGACTTGCATGGATACTTTCAAGGGAGATAGCCTATCTGACGTTTCCGTAGAGAGAGCGATCCTCAACTTTCGTGCTCTGAAGGTGGAAGACAGAGTTACGGTTATTCAACACGACTTAAGAGAACCTATTGATGGGTCTTACGATTTGATAGCGTCAAACTTGTTTTTCCATAACTTAGGAAAGGAGAGATTTAAGGTATACGAGAACGTAATTTTCGCCCTGAAACAGGGTGGATATTTTGTAATCTCAGATATGTTTAGTGAAGAAGAGGACATGAAAATATTGGAAAAACAACTAGATTTGATAGTAACAAGAACTCTTTTTGATGATGATTGGAGGTTTAGAGTTATGATATTGAAAAAGGAAAAACAGTATTAG
- a CDS encoding MFS transporter, with protein sequence MTLEAYIFGMSSIATNWVPMPKFLESLLLAWAPLWLIIGIAFTGPLSDKLGRKRMFYLTMSLYALGAVGITFAYEYYLILLFLAMLLFAAGGEMNTIMVMNHEIMPNRHRSKTMFFEINFINFGGLLLAAVALSSAYASVSFQRLMIGATAIVILLVLAYARLKIPESIRWLEEKGDIEGAEREVKKYFKEGEEVKVEEIKKDKKLPSIPLRLAVSTIMAGANTIGFGLMTYVAGPYFFPQLTATIILVASIAEFAAGLGISPFADRISRKLILLISFVGTASSTAAIYLTIPLWSSNLILFWFLLVVLNVFTSIGYLTEDTLKGELWPTTKRGTYTAIVRFVSIGAYIPVIFLTAGLSIYQYMLFNFSVWFIGLIAAILWFTKGIETGKGRSLSEIS encoded by the coding sequence ATGACTTTAGAGGCTTATATTTTTGGAATGTCCTCCATAGCAACTAACTGGGTCCCAATGCCTAAGTTTCTTGAAAGCCTGCTCCTAGCCTGGGCACCACTATGGTTGATAATAGGAATTGCATTCACCGGTCCCCTCTCCGACAAGTTAGGTAGAAAGAGGATGTTCTACCTCACAATGTCCCTTTACGCTCTAGGGGCAGTGGGAATAACCTTCGCTTACGAGTATTATCTGATACTTCTCTTCTTAGCAATGCTATTGTTCGCGGCGGGTGGAGAGATGAACACTATAATGGTTATGAACCATGAGATAATGCCAAATAGGCACAGAAGCAAAACCATGTTCTTCGAGATCAATTTCATTAACTTTGGAGGTCTTCTCCTTGCAGCTGTGGCTTTGAGCAGCGCTTATGCTAGCGTGTCCTTTCAGAGGTTGATGATAGGGGCTACGGCAATTGTCATACTACTGGTGCTAGCTTACGCTAGATTAAAGATACCAGAGTCAATCAGATGGTTAGAGGAAAAGGGAGATATTGAAGGGGCTGAAAGAGAAGTGAAGAAATACTTCAAGGAGGGAGAAGAAGTCAAAGTTGAGGAAATTAAAAAGGATAAGAAACTACCCTCTATCCCGCTGAGACTCGCCGTTTCCACAATAATGGCAGGAGCTAACACAATAGGCTTCGGTTTAATGACGTATGTTGCAGGGCCTTACTTTTTCCCTCAATTGACTGCTACTATTATACTTGTTGCAAGCATAGCTGAGTTCGCGGCTGGACTTGGAATTTCTCCCTTCGCAGATAGAATATCCAGGAAGTTAATTCTCCTTATATCCTTTGTTGGAACAGCCTCCTCTACTGCGGCTATATATTTGACAATCCCTCTATGGTCTTCAAACTTAATTCTATTCTGGTTCCTCCTGGTGGTACTTAACGTATTCACCAGCATAGGTTACCTCACCGAGGATACTCTAAAAGGAGAACTGTGGCCCACTACTAAGAGGGGAACTTATACCGCTATAGTGAGGTTTGTTTCCATAGGAGCTTATATACCAGTGATCTTCCTAACTGCAGGACTTTCTATTTATCAGTATATGCTGTTTAACTTTAGCGTGTGGTTCATAGGACTGATTGCAGCAATATTGTGGTTCACTAAGGGGATTGAAACTGGAAAGGGAAGAAGCTTAAGCGAAATCTCTTAA
- a CDS encoding MFS transporter translates to MSRNLLRTSSMGFSIFFMWEIVVKYHSVFLVSLIPTFSLLGYLIITLPIGYVLDKVNKSKVIFLFSVMTVLVYFLLIFVQSLIYIYAVDFLSFMLYMGSGDAYYSSIKEIVSEDLSGAMSLNTVGRAGSGIAGTALGGSVAYFDPASLPFILVVMALVAASLSFPFKSVSSKDSTIYSFSHVSKVIKLILPLLLMGLLINGAFTAIDVYSSGLFHLILHVNAIYYTAFLMAFSIGELLGGVVGGRIKVLKEGLVSSLISLFGLSFILISITREPLVDVLLSLLVGIGTSLVNIPLDTLLTSLIPNKMMGRTNSIIQIFLLSSSPVMATLYGILATLFGIINVLFAVGVFGILMGIPSFFVIKKFKGMKEEDVQKFIA, encoded by the coding sequence ATGTCTAGGAACTTATTAAGAACATCAAGCATGGGTTTCTCCATTTTCTTTATGTGGGAAATAGTGGTCAAGTACCACTCAGTCTTCTTAGTTAGTTTGATACCAACCTTCTCATTACTTGGTTACTTGATAATAACTTTACCAATAGGTTACGTTCTAGACAAGGTCAATAAGTCCAAGGTGATCTTCTTGTTCTCTGTAATGACAGTGTTAGTTTACTTTTTGCTTATTTTCGTTCAAAGTTTGATCTACATATACGCGGTGGACTTCCTTTCATTTATGCTTTACATGGGATCAGGTGACGCTTATTACTCAAGCATAAAGGAAATTGTAAGTGAAGATCTTTCAGGCGCAATGTCTCTAAATACAGTAGGTAGGGCAGGAAGTGGAATAGCAGGTACAGCTTTGGGAGGCAGTGTAGCATATTTTGATCCAGCTTCCTTACCTTTCATCTTAGTTGTCATGGCCTTAGTTGCAGCTTCCCTTTCTTTTCCATTCAAGTCCGTGTCTAGCAAGGATTCCACAATTTATTCCTTCTCCCACGTGTCAAAGGTAATCAAACTGATCCTTCCCCTTCTTTTGATGGGCCTACTCATAAACGGGGCGTTTACAGCGATTGACGTTTATTCTTCAGGGCTGTTTCACTTAATACTACACGTGAATGCCATATACTACACAGCCTTCTTGATGGCGTTCTCTATCGGTGAGTTATTAGGTGGAGTAGTTGGCGGAAGGATTAAAGTTTTGAAGGAGGGACTAGTTTCATCATTAATTTCGCTCTTCGGTTTGTCCTTCATCCTTATATCAATAACAAGGGAACCCCTAGTTGACGTTTTGTTATCATTACTTGTGGGGATTGGGACCTCCTTGGTTAACATACCTTTAGATACATTGCTGACTAGTCTAATTCCAAATAAGATGATGGGAAGAACTAACTCAATAATTCAAATCTTCCTTTTGAGTTCTTCTCCTGTGATGGCTACCCTTTACGGAATTCTGGCTACCTTATTTGGCATAATTAACGTGCTTTTTGCAGTAGGCGTCTTTGGAATTTTAATGGGAATTCCGTCTTTCTTCGTAATCAAGAAATTCAAAGGAATGAAGGAGGAGGATGTGCAAAAATTTATTGCCTAA
- a CDS encoding SMP-30/gluconolactonase/LRE family protein, producing MELQLFSNTRLTLGEGPVYDVRLKSVFWVDILGMKIMRKNLETGLETILRLPDMVSSLCVVNEETIILTMRHSFSLLNLKDGSLKELARVEEDKENNRFNDGKCDKLGRYWAGTMDMKERNPTGSLYKFFKSPVEVFDGLTISNGLGWDPDNEIMYLIDTPKRKVFAFDFDLSKGEIYNMSVAVDFGHEPGNPDGMAVDEEGFLWVAHWGGGKVSRWSPRGEKKGEIKVQVSKVTSITFGGEDMNEVFITTAKGEEPLSGYIFTGKAEVSGIPNYRFRL from the coding sequence ATGGAGCTTCAACTTTTCAGTAATACTCGGTTAACGCTTGGAGAAGGACCAGTATACGATGTGAGGCTAAAGTCAGTCTTCTGGGTGGATATCCTTGGAATGAAGATAATGAGGAAAAACCTGGAGACCGGTCTGGAGACAATCCTAAGGCTCCCAGATATGGTTTCGTCGTTGTGTGTTGTAAATGAGGAAACAATTATCCTGACAATGAGGCACTCTTTCTCTTTATTAAACCTAAAGGACGGCTCTCTTAAGGAGCTTGCGAGGGTGGAGGAAGACAAGGAGAACAATAGATTCAACGATGGAAAATGCGACAAGTTAGGAAGGTACTGGGCTGGAACTATGGATATGAAGGAAAGGAACCCCACCGGCTCCTTGTACAAGTTTTTCAAGTCACCGGTAGAGGTCTTTGACGGTCTTACTATATCAAACGGACTGGGATGGGATCCAGACAACGAAATAATGTATTTGATAGACACACCAAAGAGGAAAGTCTTCGCTTTTGACTTTGACCTGAGCAAGGGTGAAATATATAATATGAGCGTAGCTGTAGACTTCGGTCATGAGCCTGGTAACCCAGACGGAATGGCTGTAGATGAGGAAGGATTTCTGTGGGTTGCCCATTGGGGAGGAGGTAAGGTTAGTAGATGGTCTCCAAGAGGAGAAAAGAAGGGAGAAATTAAGGTTCAGGTCTCAAAGGTAACATCAATAACATTCGGCGGAGAGGACATGAACGAGGTTTTCATAACCACCGCAAAGGGAGAAGAGCCGTTGAGCGGTTACATCTTCACAGGAAAGGCTGAGGTATCAGGAATTCCCAACTATAGGTTCAGGTTATAA
- a CDS encoding DUF1874 domain-containing protein, producing the protein MRLFLLNTLIIPFQDDEACFKVTRVDAKKASDIIKENNNVISAVGHDVTAKLMSNLLGYDVKTNRLEVFFEEGDQAIAFTLRKRLKEGEVLTTVQELERIGYQLFWIVRNPCK; encoded by the coding sequence ATGAGGCTATTCCTCTTAAACACGCTCATAATCCCATTTCAGGACGACGAAGCTTGTTTCAAGGTTACAAGAGTTGATGCGAAAAAAGCATCTGATATCATCAAGGAAAACAACAACGTAATTAGCGCAGTAGGTCACGATGTAACTGCTAAACTGATGAGCAATCTTCTAGGTTACGATGTGAAGACAAATAGATTGGAGGTCTTCTTTGAGGAAGGAGATCAGGCAATAGCATTTACCCTGAGGAAGAGGCTAAAGGAGGGTGAAGTGTTAACAACCGTCCAAGAACTTGAAAGGATAGGCTATCAACTCTTTTGGATAGTGAGAAACCCTTGTAAATAA
- a CDS encoding metallopeptidase TldD-related protein, whose protein sequence is MKSIQEFVNLYKGKGYNVAVLRLKERRKVIKYVESKIENVQEIEDERFSVMLEREGKYGISHSSRLEFNGELSPGKIVPVLSQGGELRKVKERVPVQVVELDSRYPTYGTLVGVQVERELITSNGFHGLDKDGYTYGYFRVKNGDYSGSWAFSDVNFSKEKVEETVGMAEHFASFQGRAEIEDGEYQVVLSPQAVGNLMMYVANMASKFSIMAGTSMFREKGEMTGNEDITLMDTPREDRPMSAEFDDEGTPTFNKEVISKGVFINPLSNNELGETTGNAGWITPKPWNLEVKEGDSSLESMLTGNVVFINNVWYTRFNNYSEGIFSTVSRDAVMVYKGGKFAGIAGRVRIADSLKKILSPSAVSKERYSVMWWDARLQGVYPYLSVNVRLIK, encoded by the coding sequence ATGAAATCTATTCAGGAGTTTGTGAACCTCTATAAGGGGAAAGGATACAACGTAGCGGTGCTGAGGTTGAAGGAGAGAAGGAAGGTGATAAAGTACGTTGAGAGCAAGATAGAGAACGTACAAGAGATAGAAGATGAGAGGTTTTCTGTGATGCTAGAGAGGGAAGGTAAATACGGAATATCCCACTCGTCTAGACTGGAGTTCAATGGAGAACTTTCCCCAGGGAAGATAGTCCCGGTACTCTCACAAGGAGGAGAATTGAGGAAAGTGAAGGAGAGGGTCCCTGTCCAAGTGGTGGAGCTGGACTCTAGATATCCTACCTACGGCACGCTAGTTGGAGTACAAGTCGAGAGAGAGCTAATCACCTCCAACGGATTTCACGGGCTTGACAAGGACGGATATACCTACGGGTACTTCAGAGTTAAGAACGGAGATTACTCAGGTTCATGGGCGTTCTCTGACGTTAATTTCTCTAAGGAAAAGGTTGAGGAGACTGTAGGGATGGCAGAACACTTCGCCTCCTTCCAGGGGAGGGCTGAAATAGAGGACGGTGAGTATCAGGTTGTGCTCTCTCCTCAGGCAGTGGGCAACCTTATGATGTACGTTGCTAACATGGCATCAAAGTTTAGCATTATGGCTGGAACTTCTATGTTTAGGGAAAAGGGAGAGATGACGGGGAATGAGGACATTACCTTGATGGACACTCCCCGCGAGGATAGACCAATGTCAGCTGAATTCGACGACGAAGGTACACCTACGTTCAATAAGGAAGTAATATCCAAGGGAGTCTTCATCAATCCACTATCAAACAACGAATTGGGAGAAACAACGGGTAACGCTGGGTGGATCACTCCAAAGCCATGGAACCTTGAAGTGAAGGAAGGAGACTCCTCCTTAGAATCCATGTTAACTGGAAACGTGGTGTTCATTAATAACGTGTGGTATACAAGGTTTAACAACTACAGCGAAGGAATCTTCTCAACCGTTAGCAGGGATGCTGTCATGGTATATAAAGGAGGTAAATTTGCCGGAATCGCCGGAAGGGTTAGGATTGCTGATTCCTTGAAAAAAATCCTTTCACCAAGTGCCGTATCCAAGGAAAGATATTCGGTTATGTGGTGGGATGCGAGGCTCCAGGGCGTTTACCCTTACTTGAGCGTGAATGTGAGGCTCATCAAGTAA
- a CDS encoding MFS transporter yields MKYLGLSWTATFLQLALRLSWGVIAVTFAYTLHLNSVEIGTVLFLFYAGYVASSIPWGTLIDKVGPNKVITLSAITSGVLLLPILLINNIFQLYAIYLAEGVLTAGLFPSSVKIVSSLERPLTPYLALLESAAPIVLLVIALASGIIINYWREFYVVLFIALIITGLSSHLVRVNARKGKNVRRVFNRDMAKVSLIRGGELWGTWGASSWLFPFLVLYDGIPKNESEVLFVLYAVGQVLSIIINNKISTRVRDLTLVRTSLIVFILSVILVSFLRYFSFLYGLSLLLGISSFLYRPPTDSVIVKMNKENAGTSMGLANAVSQVGSMTAPLIVGLLISLGDPTFAIASLSLGPLTSLILVSTIKSDENLDGKGTLS; encoded by the coding sequence ATGAAGTACCTGGGGCTGAGCTGGACTGCCACATTCTTACAGTTAGCCTTAAGACTCAGCTGGGGAGTTATAGCTGTCACATTCGCATATACTCTACATTTAAACTCCGTAGAAATAGGAACGGTTCTCTTCTTGTTCTATGCTGGATATGTGGCAAGCTCAATTCCATGGGGCACACTTATTGACAAGGTTGGACCAAACAAGGTAATCACGTTGTCTGCAATTACATCTGGAGTTCTCTTGCTTCCTATTTTACTTATTAACAACATATTTCAACTTTATGCAATTTATTTGGCTGAGGGAGTTCTCACTGCGGGACTCTTTCCGTCATCTGTAAAGATTGTTTCATCCCTTGAAAGACCGCTAACTCCTTACTTAGCCTTGTTGGAAAGCGCAGCTCCGATAGTTCTACTCGTGATCGCGTTGGCTTCAGGCATCATCATAAATTACTGGAGAGAGTTCTACGTGGTCTTGTTCATTGCTTTAATTATAACAGGACTGTCCTCACATTTGGTGAGGGTGAACGCTAGGAAGGGAAAGAACGTGAGAAGGGTCTTCAATAGAGATATGGCAAAAGTTTCCTTAATCAGGGGAGGGGAGCTTTGGGGGACTTGGGGTGCATCATCATGGCTGTTTCCTTTCCTGGTGTTGTATGATGGTATTCCCAAGAATGAGTCGGAGGTTCTGTTCGTGCTTTACGCCGTTGGTCAAGTTTTATCAATAATAATCAATAACAAGATATCAACCAGAGTAAGGGACCTTACCTTAGTTAGAACATCATTAATAGTTTTCATTTTGTCAGTGATCTTGGTATCTTTCCTAAGGTACTTTTCATTTTTATACGGCTTAAGCTTATTGCTCGGGATATCATCGTTCCTTTACAGACCTCCGACGGACTCGGTGATAGTGAAGATGAACAAGGAGAACGCTGGAACGTCCATGGGTTTAGCGAACGCTGTTTCTCAGGTAGGATCAATGACAGCTCCTCTCATAGTAGGTCTTCTCATATCACTTGGAGATCCAACCTTTGCAATTGCGAGCTTATCCTTGGGTCCTTTAACGTCTCTCATTCTAGTCTCTACGATTAAAAGTGACGAAAATTTAGATGGGAAAGGTACGCTAAGCTGA
- a CDS encoding universal stress protein yields MFRKILVGFDGSRHSIKALETAITLAKLHGARVKVVEALPRSYPVELYLEEEIRDKERVIKHKEMIREISRDKGVEVEYEPVRGDPAAVISDVAERENFDLVVVGNRGLRGFRKLVSYSVSSKVVESSRRLVLVVKE; encoded by the coding sequence ATGTTCAGGAAGATTTTAGTTGGATTTGATGGTTCTAGGCATTCAATTAAGGCATTAGAGACTGCGATTACGCTAGCTAAGCTACATGGGGCTAGAGTGAAAGTAGTTGAGGCATTGCCAAGGAGTTACCCTGTAGAGCTATATCTGGAGGAAGAGATAAGGGACAAGGAAAGAGTTATTAAACATAAGGAGATGATAAGGGAGATTTCCCGGGATAAAGGAGTTGAAGTTGAGTACGAACCAGTGAGAGGAGATCCAGCCGCAGTGATTTCCGATGTGGCTGAAAGGGAGAACTTCGATCTAGTAGTTGTAGGAAACAGAGGGTTAAGAGGGTTTAGAAAGTTGGTGTCTTATAGTGTATCATCAAAGGTGGTTGAAAGTTCTAGGAGGCTCGTTTTAGTTGTAAAAGAGTAG
- a CDS encoding TldD/PmbA family protein has product MSSEDIYNKKFSSFSYVEVRKQADSYRLIRTINGEVVSITSVLDEGYSVRFFNDGSLYFSSSNNPENLGVKPERIQGWEKGFDDQSPSSGNFRAEEEVPISSKSIHEKVEILKNLYQEASSQLLHSKLKSLNLDYVERVEEKDVTINGISFSSYVPRVLLSAMIVMKNERMTVNGRFEYGGSGGLEHLREVDLKEKVKALDDLLVKGKSVEPGSTNVVVSGNISGIMAHESVGHPFEADRILGREFAQAGLSYLTFMKGKIGSDAVTVIDDPTIKKSNGYYEIDDEGVKAKEKVLIKEGNINELLHDRFSGYRMDIRSNGSGRASSHSREPLVRMSNTFFKPGKVKFQDLIDVSKGVFIKSYMEWNIDDMRLGQRYVGLEAYEIKHGELGDPLLFPVLEGNTDQLLKSVEEVDDSLQFFPGTCGKGDPDQPVPVWLGGPDMLLNYKVRRI; this is encoded by the coding sequence ATGTCATCAGAAGACATATACAACAAGAAGTTTTCCTCCTTCAGCTACGTTGAAGTCAGAAAACAAGCGGATTCCTACCGTTTAATAAGGACTATTAACGGAGAAGTTGTATCCATTACCAGCGTCTTAGACGAGGGTTACTCCGTTAGGTTCTTTAATGATGGTTCACTATACTTTTCCTCTTCCAATAATCCAGAGAACTTGGGCGTGAAACCAGAGAGAATCCAAGGATGGGAGAAAGGGTTCGACGATCAGAGTCCTTCCTCTGGAAACTTTAGAGCAGAGGAAGAGGTGCCTATCTCATCAAAGTCAATCCATGAGAAAGTGGAAATACTTAAGAACCTTTACCAAGAAGCGTCATCACAACTCCTCCACTCCAAGTTAAAATCACTGAATCTGGACTACGTAGAGAGGGTGGAGGAAAAGGATGTCACAATTAACGGGATATCTTTCAGTAGTTACGTTCCCAGAGTGCTTTTGTCGGCGATGATAGTCATGAAAAACGAGAGGATGACAGTTAACGGAAGATTCGAGTACGGCGGTAGCGGAGGACTTGAGCATTTGAGAGAAGTTGATTTAAAGGAAAAGGTGAAAGCGTTAGATGATCTACTAGTTAAGGGAAAGTCAGTTGAGCCTGGATCCACAAACGTGGTGGTGAGCGGAAACATATCTGGAATTATGGCTCATGAGTCTGTTGGACATCCCTTCGAGGCTGACAGGATTCTTGGTAGGGAGTTCGCCCAAGCCGGCTTAAGTTACCTTACCTTCATGAAGGGAAAGATAGGTAGCGACGCGGTAACCGTAATAGACGATCCTACCATCAAGAAGAGCAACGGATACTATGAGATTGACGATGAGGGAGTCAAAGCCAAGGAGAAAGTCCTCATCAAGGAGGGAAACATAAATGAGCTTCTTCACGATAGGTTCTCAGGTTACAGAATGGATATAAGAAGTAATGGTTCGGGTAGGGCTTCATCCCACTCCAGGGAACCCTTAGTGAGAATGTCAAACACGTTCTTCAAGCCCGGAAAGGTAAAGTTCCAAGACTTAATAGATGTTAGCAAGGGAGTGTTTATAAAGAGTTACATGGAGTGGAATATAGATGACATGAGGCTAGGTCAGAGGTACGTCGGTTTAGAGGCGTACGAGATCAAGCACGGGGAATTGGGTGACCCGCTCCTCTTTCCAGTATTGGAGGGAAACACTGATCAACTCCTAAAGTCGGTAGAGGAAGTTGATGACTCTCTCCAATTCTTTCCCGGAACGTGCGGTAAGGGAGATCCAGATCAGCCAGTCCCAGTATGGTTAGGAGGTCCTGACATGTTGCTTAACTACAAGGTGAGGAGAATATGA
- the uvsE gene encoding UV DNA damage repair endonuclease UvsE — MKIGYVSTNRSLCKADSTVRLDHLEKVREVSERNLNCLKRTLIWNMDHDILFFRISSNTIPFASHPKMSLNWRDELGDQLRSVGDVIMGRIRISMHPGQYVVLNSNRREVVESSVAELKYHADLLDSMGVDGYIQIHVGSSQGGKKEGLRRFQENFYLLPENVMKRLAIENDDRVYTVNDCLDLWDVLRTPVVFDNLHHDLNNNGESLEDALRMVRNTWKGNRPMTDYSSQEKGERPGVHASTLSISHFLDYVKRVDNVDVMLEIKDKEKSALRAVEILKEIGKLD, encoded by the coding sequence GTGAAGATAGGTTACGTTTCAACTAACCGTTCCCTATGCAAAGCTGACTCCACCGTGAGGCTTGATCACTTAGAAAAGGTGAGAGAGGTATCTGAGAGAAACCTCAATTGTTTAAAACGTACACTTATCTGGAACATGGATCATGATATTCTCTTCTTTAGGATAAGCTCCAACACGATTCCTTTCGCCTCTCATCCTAAAATGTCCCTAAATTGGAGAGATGAACTTGGAGATCAACTGAGAAGCGTGGGAGACGTAATTATGGGAAGGATTAGAATTTCAATGCATCCGGGTCAATACGTAGTATTGAACTCCAATAGAAGGGAGGTTGTGGAGAGCTCTGTAGCGGAGCTTAAGTATCACGCAGATTTGTTGGACTCTATGGGCGTTGATGGATACATTCAAATACATGTGGGAAGTTCTCAGGGAGGCAAAAAGGAGGGGCTACGAAGGTTTCAAGAGAACTTCTATCTTTTACCTGAAAACGTGATGAAACGATTGGCTATAGAGAACGACGATAGAGTATATACGGTGAATGACTGTCTGGATTTATGGGACGTATTGCGAACTCCAGTGGTGTTTGATAACCTTCATCACGATTTGAATAATAACGGAGAATCACTCGAAGATGCGTTAAGAATGGTGAGGAATACTTGGAAAGGAAATAGGCCAATGACGGATTACAGTTCCCAAGAAAAGGGGGAGAGACCGGGCGTCCACGCATCTACTTTGTCTATTTCTCACTTTTTAGATTATGTAAAAAGGGTAGACAACGTTGATGTGATGTTGGAAATAAAGGATAAGGAGAAGAGCGCATTACGAGCTGTAGAAATATTAAAAGAAATAGGTAAGTTAGACTAA